One genomic window of Mucilaginibacter sp. SJ includes the following:
- a CDS encoding type II toxin-antitoxin system VapC family toxin has product MAYKRLFLDSDVLLDMFFKREPFFFHTQILLIECIKRNIELRTSSLVIANIVYVLRKQVGILKAKENLKNLFNSAKVLPFEFDAIETAILSDITDFEDAIQFHIAQKDNCDAIITRNIKDYKNSTIPVLTAEQFLNTL; this is encoded by the coding sequence ATGGCATATAAACGCCTCTTTCTGGATAGCGATGTTTTACTGGACATGTTTTTTAAAAGGGAACCTTTTTTCTTTCACACTCAGATACTGCTAATTGAGTGCATAAAAAGAAATATCGAATTGCGAACCTCCTCATTGGTGATAGCAAACATAGTTTACGTGTTGAGGAAACAGGTTGGGATATTGAAAGCCAAGGAGAATTTAAAGAATCTGTTTAATTCTGCAAAAGTGTTGCCTTTCGAATTCGATGCAATAGAAACAGCAATATTAAGTGATATCACAGATTTTGAAGATGCCATTCAATTTCACATTGCCCAAAAAGATAATTGCGACGCCATCATCACCCGAAATATAAAAGACTATAAAAACTCAACAATACCGGTTTTAACAGCCGAACAATTTTTAAATACATTATAA
- the kbl gene encoding glycine C-acetyltransferase, whose product MYNTLKPVLQQELTEIENAGLYKKERIITSPQGADITVQGGAEVINFCANNYLGLSGNAKVVQAAKDAMDTHGYGLSSVRFICGTQDIHKELEKKIAEFLGTEDTILYAAAFDANGGVFEPLFNDQDAIISDELNHASIIDGVRLCKAQRYRYKHDDMADLEEKLKATQELRHRIIVTDGAFSMDGTIAQLDKICDLADKYNALVMIDESHCSGFMGKNGRGTHEHHNVMGRIDIITGTLGKALGGASGGFTSGRKEIIDMLRQRSRPYLFSNTLAPAITGASIAVLDMLSETTELRDKLESNTQYFRQKMTEAGFDIKPGVHPIVPVMLYDAKLAQEFAAKMLNEGIYVIGFYYPVVPQGKARIRVQISAAHDMHHLDKAIAAFTKVGKELGVLK is encoded by the coding sequence GTTCAGGGCGGTGCTGAAGTAATTAACTTTTGCGCCAATAATTACCTCGGCCTATCGGGTAATGCCAAAGTAGTACAGGCCGCCAAAGATGCCATGGATACGCATGGTTACGGTTTATCGTCTGTACGGTTTATATGTGGTACACAGGACATACACAAAGAGCTCGAAAAAAAGATAGCTGAATTTTTGGGCACTGAAGATACCATTCTGTATGCGGCAGCGTTTGATGCCAACGGCGGTGTGTTTGAACCTCTATTCAATGATCAGGATGCCATAATTTCTGACGAGTTGAACCATGCTTCGATCATTGACGGTGTGCGCCTTTGCAAGGCCCAGCGCTACCGTTACAAGCACGATGATATGGCCGACCTGGAAGAAAAATTAAAAGCTACGCAGGAACTGCGTCACCGAATCATCGTTACCGATGGCGCTTTCAGTATGGACGGCACCATTGCCCAGTTAGATAAAATCTGCGACCTGGCCGATAAATACAACGCGCTGGTCATGATAGATGAAAGCCATTGCTCAGGTTTTATGGGCAAGAATGGCCGCGGTACGCATGAACATCATAATGTGATGGGGAGGATTGATATCATCACCGGTACATTAGGTAAAGCTTTGGGTGGCGCATCGGGTGGTTTTACATCTGGTCGTAAAGAAATTATTGATATGCTACGCCAGCGCTCGCGCCCGTATTTATTCTCTAATACTTTGGCACCAGCAATTACCGGTGCTTCAATTGCGGTACTGGATATGCTAAGCGAAACCACAGAGCTTCGCGACAAACTGGAAAGCAATACCCAATACTTCCGCCAAAAAATGACCGAAGCTGGTTTTGACATTAAACCCGGCGTGCATCCTATAGTCCCGGTTATGCTATATGATGCCAAGCTGGCCCAGGAGTTTGCCGCAAAAATGCTTAATGAAGGTATTTATGTAATAGGCTTTTACTATCCGGTTGTACCGCAGGGTAAAGCAAGGATCAGGGTACAGATCTCGGCAGCGCATGATATGCACCACCTTGATAAAGCTATCGCGGCGTTTACTAAGGTGGGGAAGGAACTGGGGGTGCTTAAATAA
- a CDS encoding TetR/AcrR family transcriptional regulator has protein sequence MEADKIKDSIKRAAQELFRKFGYHKTSVNEIAKKAKIAKATIYKYFDSKEAILHVLLMDYIKASVDDLVQSNWNDIDEEVYLNNLIMKTCRLSYTVCNEFIGWDFIRESTNSQDFLKNLSNELEELLMASFIQLPGIRKHETYQQRLRFLIKCSKSIVFSFAFTSVSDSDVRKNFVSFQKEILPYLVKAAVSV, from the coding sequence ATGGAAGCCGATAAAATAAAAGATAGCATTAAGCGGGCAGCACAGGAACTTTTCCGCAAATTCGGGTACCATAAAACCAGTGTTAATGAGATTGCCAAAAAGGCAAAAATTGCCAAGGCAACCATATATAAATACTTCGACAGCAAAGAAGCCATATTACACGTTTTGCTGATGGACTACATCAAAGCCAGCGTTGATGACCTGGTACAAAGCAATTGGAATGATATTGATGAAGAGGTTTATCTCAATAACCTCATCATGAAAACCTGCCGCCTCTCCTACACCGTTTGTAATGAGTTTATCGGCTGGGATTTTATCCGCGAATCAACCAACTCCCAGGATTTTTTAAAGAACCTATCTAACGAACTGGAAGAACTGCTTATGGCTTCGTTTATCCAGTTACCGGGCATCCGCAAGCACGAAACTTACCAGCAACGCCTGCGCTTCCTGATCAAATGCAGTAAAAGCATTGTGTTCAGTTTCGCCTTTACCTCGGTAAGCGATTCGGATGTGAGGAAAAATTTTGTTTCTTTTCAGAAAGAGATTTTACCTTATCTGGTTAAGGCTGCGGTTTCGGTGTAA
- the pheS gene encoding phenylalanine--tRNA ligase subunit alpha: MQAQIDQYTAEINAFSPANADELEAFRIKFLGTKGIIKDLFEQFKSVSPEEKRTFGKVLNEFKQLAETKYNELKENLTSDVQNSKSEIDLTLPGDGFTVGSRHPLSLVRNEIIDIFKRLGFVVAEGPEIEDDWHNFSALNFPEEHPARDMQDTFFIKKNNGKDDIALRTHTSSVQVRMMEAGKPPFRAIMPGRVYRNEAISARAHCFFHQIEGLYVDENVSFSDLKQTLYHFVQELYGEGTKVRFRPSYFPFTEPSAEMDISCTICGGAGCNMCKHSGWVEILGCGMVDPNVLENCGIDSKKYTGFAFGMGMERIANLKYVIRDLRLFSENDVRFLKQFQTEML; encoded by the coding sequence ATGCAAGCTCAGATAGACCAATATACCGCCGAGATCAATGCTTTTTCGCCAGCTAATGCTGATGAACTGGAAGCGTTCCGTATTAAATTTTTAGGCACCAAGGGTATTATTAAAGACCTTTTTGAGCAGTTTAAAAGTGTTAGCCCGGAAGAAAAACGCACTTTCGGTAAAGTACTTAACGAGTTTAAACAACTGGCCGAAACTAAATATAACGAGCTGAAGGAAAATTTAACATCCGACGTCCAAAATTCGAAATCCGAAATCGATCTTACTTTACCCGGTGATGGTTTTACAGTTGGCTCACGCCATCCGCTGTCGTTGGTTCGTAACGAGATCATCGATATTTTTAAGCGCTTAGGTTTCGTTGTTGCGGAAGGACCGGAAATTGAAGACGACTGGCATAATTTCTCAGCCCTAAACTTTCCCGAAGAGCACCCCGCACGTGATATGCAGGATACCTTCTTCATTAAAAAGAATAACGGCAAGGATGATATTGCCCTACGTACCCACACCTCATCGGTACAAGTACGGATGATGGAAGCAGGCAAACCACCATTCCGTGCAATTATGCCGGGCAGGGTTTATCGTAACGAGGCTATTTCGGCCCGCGCGCATTGCTTTTTCCACCAGATTGAAGGTTTATATGTTGATGAAAATGTATCTTTCTCTGATCTGAAACAAACCCTTTACCACTTTGTACAGGAGCTTTATGGCGAAGGTACTAAAGTTCGTTTCCGCCCTTCATACTTCCCGTTCACCGAGCCATCGGCCGAGATGGATATTTCGTGTACCATTTGCGGTGGTGCCGGTTGTAACATGTGTAAGCACAGTGGTTGGGTAGAGATTTTAGGCTGCGGTATGGTTGATCCTAACGTTTTGGAAAACTGCGGTATCGACAGTAAAAAATATACAGGTTTTGCCTTTGGTATGGGTATGGAGCGTATTGCCAACCTAAAATATGTGATCCGCGACCTACGCCTGTTTTCAGAAAACGATGTACGTTTCCTTAAACAGTTCCAAACTGAAATGTTATGA
- a CDS encoding DUF6364 family protein — MESTKLTLSIKADSLSLVKEYAKRQHTSVSKLVQEFLDGIAEQEKKDDPIKKKYKNVEIPEWIKQLTGIVKDPNPDMSYDDMKHEYFKEKYGI; from the coding sequence ATGGAAAGTACAAAGTTAACTTTGAGTATCAAGGCCGATTCGCTGTCTCTTGTTAAGGAGTATGCCAAACGGCAACACACCAGTGTATCCAAACTGGTGCAGGAGTTTCTTGATGGCATAGCAGAGCAGGAAAAAAAGGACGATCCGATAAAAAAGAAGTATAAAAATGTGGAAATACCTGAATGGATCAAACAACTTACAGGTATAGTGAAGGATCCTAATCCGGATATGAGCTACGATGATATGAAACACGAATATTTCAAAGAGAAATATGGCATATAA
- the creD gene encoding cell envelope integrity protein CreD, translating into MIEEQSPKQTTLGWLKESATFKLIFIGLLALLLLIPSAFVQNLVTERAVRQGETAKEVSDSWSASQIIKGPILVIPYKKGINITDTAKQTPIENLYILPDNLHIKAGLTTQLRHRGIFDVAVYNTQVKVSGNFARLDLSSLGININQLLLNKARFEFSVSDLKGLKSNPVIKTTQPILGAEPSFESVFGNGLQAGVDLSAINNNEIPFDYTLDLKGSEGLSFLQMGKTTDVRVNGNWSSPSFDGNFLPDDAKVDTGGFSASWRMMYYNRPFPQQWTGQQKTLDNDKKLEEATFGVKLRLPVDQYQKTMRTSKYAIFIILLTFISLFLTEVIRKQPIHMFNYILIGAAMVIYYTLLLSFSEQVGYNMAYLIASVLTIALISVFISSLLKNGKAALLFAFILAVFYAFIFVIIQLEDLALMVGSIALFIIIAVLMYFSRKINWDKN; encoded by the coding sequence ATGATAGAGGAACAATCACCCAAACAAACAACATTAGGCTGGCTCAAAGAATCGGCAACTTTTAAATTGATCTTTATCGGGCTATTGGCGCTTTTGCTCTTAATTCCATCAGCCTTCGTCCAAAACCTGGTAACCGAACGTGCAGTCAGACAGGGGGAAACGGCCAAAGAGGTATCAGATAGCTGGTCGGCCAGCCAGATTATCAAAGGCCCGATATTGGTTATCCCTTATAAAAAAGGAATAAATATAACCGATACCGCTAAGCAAACGCCTATAGAAAACCTGTACATTTTGCCCGACAACCTTCACATTAAGGCAGGCCTTACAACACAGCTTAGGCACCGGGGCATTTTTGACGTGGCGGTGTACAATACGCAGGTAAAAGTAAGCGGTAATTTTGCCAGGCTTGATCTCTCCTCACTCGGTATAAATATAAACCAGCTTCTTTTAAACAAAGCCAGGTTTGAATTTAGTGTGAGCGACCTGAAAGGTTTGAAAAGCAACCCGGTTATAAAAACAACTCAACCCATACTTGGCGCCGAACCTTCATTTGAATCCGTATTTGGCAATGGTTTGCAAGCCGGTGTCGATCTTTCAGCAATAAACAATAACGAAATTCCATTTGATTACACGCTTGATCTGAAAGGCAGTGAAGGATTAAGCTTTTTACAAATGGGTAAAACTACCGATGTGCGGGTAAATGGCAACTGGAGCAGCCCGAGCTTTGATGGCAATTTCCTCCCCGATGATGCTAAAGTTGATACCGGCGGCTTTAGCGCCAGCTGGCGTATGATGTATTACAACCGGCCATTCCCGCAACAGTGGACCGGTCAGCAAAAAACGTTGGATAACGACAAAAAACTGGAAGAGGCCACTTTTGGTGTAAAGCTTCGCCTCCCGGTTGACCAGTACCAGAAAACCATGCGTACCAGTAAGTATGCGATATTCATTATCCTGCTCACCTTTATCTCCTTGTTTTTAACCGAGGTTATCCGCAAGCAACCGATACATATGTTCAATTACATACTGATTGGTGCGGCTATGGTTATTTACTACACACTGCTATTATCGTTTTCAGAGCAGGTTGGCTACAACATGGCCTATCTTATTGCTTCTGTATTAACCATAGCACTTATATCCGTATTTATATCATCCCTGCTCAAAAACGGCAAGGCGGCATTATTGTTCGCCTTTATTTTGGCTGTCTTTTATGCCTTCATCTTTGTCATCATTCAACTGGAAGATCTTGCCTTAATGGTTGGCAGTATCGCATTGTTTATTATAATAGCTGTACTAATGTATTTTTCGCGCAAGATAAACTGGGATAAAAATTAA
- a CDS encoding Rieske (2Fe-2S) protein has protein sequence MRKLTIILLVVTGCFSCGKATDNVPSVPVNFQAALGTPALSPLNVAGGAVAINGYGVAGLIIYRKVNGTYAAYDRCSSYQPEKKCAVTIDNTGFTVTDPCSGSKFSLEDGTPVKAPATKALRTYRVAVTQFEIQVTN, from the coding sequence ATGAGGAAACTCACTATAATATTATTGGTAGTTACCGGTTGCTTTTCGTGCGGAAAAGCAACCGATAATGTACCGAGCGTACCTGTTAATTTCCAGGCCGCATTGGGCACACCGGCATTGAGCCCCCTTAACGTTGCGGGCGGCGCGGTGGCCATCAATGGCTATGGCGTTGCCGGACTAATCATTTACCGCAAAGTGAACGGCACTTATGCGGCCTACGACCGGTGTAGCAGTTATCAGCCCGAAAAAAAATGCGCCGTAACAATTGACAATACAGGCTTTACGGTAACCGATCCCTGCAGCGGTTCAAAGTTTAGCCTGGAAGATGGCACACCGGTAAAAGCCCCGGCCACAAAGGCATTAAGAACCTATAGGGTAGCTGTTACCCAGTTTGAAATTCAAGTAACTAATTGA